One stretch of Burkholderia oklahomensis C6786 DNA includes these proteins:
- a CDS encoding xanthine dehydrogenase family protein molybdopterin-binding subunit, which yields MKHDDDDFDPRRRQFLLSGSLFVTFSLASAAPALALAQRVIADEGAAVRIPKATQALAGSLKTNPFLDAWIRIDPSGKVTVFTGKVELGTGVRTALLQVAAEELDMAPALITFLTADTGASPDEGLTAGSHTMADSGSALLNAAAQVRGLLVDAVARRFGVASDALTTRDGVIAARDGRRMTFGEAVGFVDLHRTASAASPLKNPGAFRVIGTSLPRVDIPAKVSGGASYVQDMRLPGMLHARVVLPPVYGAQLQGFDEANMSRLPGVVRIVRDGSLLAVVARGEWQAVSAQRALAATCRWSAGRALPDRATVHRDLKRIATERIDIASVRAPAGPRVKTLNARYTKPYLMHGSIGPSCAIAHFDAGGMTVWTHSQGVYPLRDALAELLALPKQQIRCIHAEGSGCYGHNGADDVAAHAALIARAMPGRPIRVQWMREQEHTWDHYTPAMVTEVSASLDASGKIVDWNYALWSSSHNERIVNAGRLVPATMLEHPFTPAPSVPMVQPEGGGDRNAIPLYTFPNLHVTNNFSPTMPLNTSAMRSLGAHMNVFSIESFIDELAHAAQEDPVAFRLKHMEDPRARDAIALAARRFGWPRPPRKPGRGVGFAFGKYKNLMAYVAMAVEISVARETGQVVLEHAEVAVDSGQIVNPDGVRNQIEGGIIQSASWTLYESLQYDTARIRSFDWSSYPVLRFSAAPSRLSVHLIDRPGMPFLGVAEAAMGPTAGAIANALFDATGKRLRDMPLGGDKLRTLIEA from the coding sequence ATGAAGCATGACGACGACGATTTCGATCCGCGCCGCCGCCAGTTCCTGCTGTCCGGCTCGCTGTTCGTCACGTTCAGCCTCGCGTCCGCCGCGCCCGCGCTCGCGCTCGCGCAGCGGGTGATCGCCGACGAGGGGGCGGCGGTCCGCATCCCGAAGGCGACGCAGGCGCTCGCCGGCAGCCTGAAGACGAACCCGTTCCTCGATGCGTGGATCAGGATCGATCCGAGCGGCAAGGTGACCGTCTTCACCGGCAAGGTCGAGCTCGGCACCGGTGTGCGCACCGCGCTGCTGCAGGTCGCTGCCGAAGAGCTGGACATGGCGCCCGCGCTGATCACGTTCCTGACCGCCGACACCGGTGCATCGCCGGACGAAGGGCTCACCGCGGGCAGCCACACGATGGCGGACAGCGGCAGCGCGCTGCTGAACGCGGCCGCGCAGGTGCGCGGCCTGCTCGTCGACGCGGTCGCACGCCGCTTCGGCGTCGCGAGCGACGCGCTCACGACGCGCGACGGCGTCATCGCCGCCCGCGACGGCCGGCGGATGACCTTCGGCGAGGCGGTCGGATTCGTCGATCTGCATCGCACCGCATCGGCCGCATCGCCGCTGAAGAACCCCGGCGCGTTCCGCGTGATCGGCACGTCGCTGCCGCGCGTCGACATTCCGGCGAAGGTGTCGGGCGGCGCGAGCTACGTGCAGGACATGCGCCTGCCCGGCATGCTGCATGCGCGCGTCGTGCTGCCGCCCGTCTACGGCGCGCAGTTGCAGGGCTTCGACGAAGCGAACATGTCGCGGCTGCCGGGCGTCGTCAGGATCGTGCGTGACGGGAGCCTGCTCGCCGTCGTCGCGCGCGGCGAGTGGCAGGCGGTCAGCGCGCAGCGCGCGCTCGCCGCGACGTGCCGCTGGAGCGCGGGCCGCGCGCTGCCCGATCGCGCGACCGTCCATCGGGATCTCAAGCGGATCGCGACCGAGCGGATCGACATCGCGAGCGTGCGCGCGCCGGCCGGCCCGCGCGTGAAGACGCTGAACGCGCGCTACACGAAGCCGTACCTGATGCACGGCTCGATCGGGCCGTCGTGTGCGATCGCGCATTTCGACGCGGGCGGGATGACGGTATGGACGCACTCGCAGGGCGTCTATCCGCTGCGCGATGCGCTCGCGGAATTGCTCGCGCTGCCGAAGCAGCAGATCCGCTGCATTCATGCCGAAGGCTCGGGCTGCTACGGCCACAACGGCGCCGACGACGTCGCCGCGCACGCGGCGCTGATCGCCCGCGCGATGCCGGGCCGTCCGATCCGCGTGCAATGGATGCGCGAGCAGGAGCACACGTGGGATCACTACACGCCGGCGATGGTCACCGAAGTGAGTGCGTCGCTCGACGCGAGCGGCAAGATCGTCGACTGGAACTATGCACTGTGGAGCAGCTCGCACAACGAACGGATCGTCAACGCGGGCCGGCTCGTGCCGGCTACGATGCTCGAACATCCGTTCACGCCCGCGCCGTCGGTGCCGATGGTGCAGCCGGAAGGCGGCGGAGACCGCAACGCGATTCCGCTGTACACGTTCCCGAACCTGCACGTGACGAACAACTTCTCGCCGACGATGCCGCTCAACACATCGGCGATGCGCTCGCTCGGCGCGCACATGAACGTCTTCTCGATCGAGAGCTTCATCGACGAGCTCGCGCATGCGGCGCAAGAGGATCCCGTCGCGTTCCGGCTGAAGCACATGGAGGACCCGCGCGCGCGCGACGCCATCGCGCTCGCCGCGCGGCGCTTCGGCTGGCCGCGCCCGCCGCGAAAACCGGGGCGCGGCGTGGGCTTCGCGTTCGGCAAGTACAAGAATCTGATGGCTTACGTCGCGATGGCCGTCGAGATCTCGGTCGCGCGCGAGACGGGACAGGTCGTGCTCGAGCACGCGGAAGTCGCGGTCGATTCCGGCCAGATCGTCAATCCCGACGGCGTGCGCAATCAGATCGAAGGCGGAATCATTCAATCCGCGAGCTGGACGCTGTACGAATCGCTGCAGTACGACACCGCGCGCATCCGCAGCTTCGACTGGAGCAGCTACCCGGTCCTGCGGTTCTCGGCGGCGCCGAGCCGGTTGAGCGTGCATCTGATCGATCGTCCGGGCATGCCGTTTCTCGGCGTCGCCGAAGCGGCGATGGGGCCGACCGCGGGCGCGATCGCGAATGCGTTGTTCGATGCGACCGGCAAGCGCCTGCGCGACATGCCGCTCGGCGGCGACAAGCTTCGCACGCTGATCGAAGCATGA
- a CDS encoding ATP-binding protein, which yields MSEEATIALGRFELDMDRRVLTHDGEVVHIGSRAFDILAALASADGRLVTKDELMQVVWPDTVVEENNIQVHLSAVRKALGQDRDLIITIPGRGYQLVHRRREAAVAVAPRAPASASARRGLPMQKIRLIGRDDDVKQAREMLDRTRVLTLTGAGGIGKTSLGIEVARGYAANGSVDVCFVELAASTDEATVLAALAEACGVPSAGCALDAARIAGALAGPRRLLVLDNAEQVIAAVAAIVETLIAANDALRVLVTSREPLRIAPEAVFRVDPLDVPAANADDADTLARSAVRLFFSRANALQRTPGVQSAEIRVVGEICRRLDGIPLAIELAAARAATLGLEGVYRRLDDRLAMLGGGHRTALPRHQTLRATFDWSFALLDRRARAVFRRLAMFGGLFTFDAMCAVACDADLTIGGVIAAIDELVAKSLVTVEFDGPVAKYRLPESTRAYALEKLIAEGERHQIAARHARYLTACFDAAPAGSARARFDDASALRQTLDDARSAFDWAFSDDGNPRVGIELAASLVGALLDGGMIDECGKRAALAVDAIDALPPRSVDAAVEMRVRAALAASLLHLGGPVPRSAALWRDVLALAVESGDAAHHARALWGLWNAMLSAGDIDESLRYAMRFQALLQQHGTRRQQILGEQLVAVSLHCQGRHSEAKARLEDALRCLADDRDDRDNRDNSRDDGARSAAPFIVDPFILSHGTLARIVWLQGDPERAMELVDFAVGLVRPDTVEPSLTHLLGAVAVPLALLSGDVRRGAHYLEIMRSQTALHGFDIWRECSDCLSAYRDILDGRVADGLRVLDVSIDALLARGFRRLLTPLVVSHAEALAEAGRLDDASRRLRDALAHCRNSGEALFLPEVWRALGAVAYAQAQAQAQAQAQAQAQAQAQGGPAGADADRFDAAHACFREAIDLARAQGAAMWTLRATIAQARLLLADGRAHEASDALRALAAHFDPTSRARDVRQLFDLVATLPADP from the coding sequence ATGTCTGAAGAAGCCACGATCGCGCTTGGCCGCTTCGAACTCGATATGGACAGGCGGGTCCTCACGCACGACGGCGAGGTCGTCCACATCGGCTCGCGCGCGTTCGACATCCTCGCGGCGCTCGCGTCGGCCGACGGGCGGCTCGTGACGAAGGACGAGCTGATGCAGGTCGTCTGGCCGGATACCGTCGTCGAAGAAAACAACATCCAGGTGCATCTGTCCGCGGTGCGCAAGGCGCTAGGACAGGATCGCGATCTCATCATCACCATTCCCGGCCGCGGCTATCAACTGGTGCACCGGCGCCGGGAAGCGGCCGTCGCCGTCGCGCCGCGTGCGCCGGCATCGGCATCGGCGAGGCGCGGGCTGCCGATGCAGAAGATCCGTCTGATCGGCCGCGACGACGACGTGAAGCAGGCGCGCGAGATGCTCGATCGCACCCGCGTGCTGACGCTGACGGGCGCGGGCGGCATCGGCAAGACGAGTCTCGGCATCGAGGTCGCGCGCGGCTATGCGGCGAACGGCTCGGTGGACGTGTGCTTCGTCGAGCTCGCCGCGTCGACCGACGAGGCAACGGTGCTCGCGGCGCTCGCCGAGGCTTGCGGCGTGCCGTCGGCCGGCTGCGCGCTCGACGCGGCGCGAATCGCGGGCGCGCTCGCGGGGCCGCGCCGGTTGCTCGTGCTCGACAACGCCGAGCAGGTGATCGCCGCAGTGGCCGCGATCGTCGAGACGCTGATCGCGGCGAACGATGCGCTGCGCGTGCTCGTGACGAGCCGCGAGCCGCTGCGGATCGCGCCCGAGGCGGTATTTCGGGTCGATCCGCTCGACGTGCCCGCCGCGAATGCGGACGACGCCGACACCCTCGCGCGCTCGGCGGTCCGGCTGTTCTTCTCGCGGGCGAACGCGCTGCAGCGCACGCCCGGTGTGCAGTCCGCCGAAATTCGCGTCGTCGGCGAAATATGCCGCCGGCTCGACGGCATTCCGCTTGCGATCGAACTGGCGGCGGCGCGCGCGGCGACGCTCGGGCTCGAAGGCGTGTACCGCCGCCTCGACGATCGGCTCGCGATGCTCGGCGGCGGCCATCGAACCGCGCTGCCGCGCCATCAGACGCTGCGTGCGACGTTCGACTGGAGCTTCGCGCTCCTCGACCGGCGCGCGCGCGCCGTGTTCCGGCGGCTCGCGATGTTCGGCGGGCTGTTCACGTTCGATGCGATGTGCGCGGTCGCGTGCGATGCCGATCTGACGATCGGCGGGGTGATCGCCGCGATCGACGAGCTCGTCGCCAAATCGCTCGTCACCGTGGAATTCGACGGGCCGGTCGCCAAGTACCGGCTGCCCGAGTCGACGCGCGCGTACGCGCTCGAAAAGCTGATTGCCGAAGGCGAGCGGCATCAGATCGCCGCGCGCCATGCGCGCTATCTGACCGCCTGCTTCGACGCGGCCCCGGCCGGCAGCGCCCGTGCGCGCTTCGACGACGCGTCGGCGCTGCGCCAGACGCTCGACGACGCGCGCAGCGCATTCGACTGGGCGTTCTCGGACGACGGCAATCCGCGCGTCGGCATCGAGCTTGCGGCGAGCCTCGTCGGCGCGCTGCTCGACGGCGGGATGATCGATGAGTGCGGCAAGCGCGCCGCGCTCGCGGTCGACGCGATCGATGCGCTGCCGCCGCGCTCGGTCGACGCCGCCGTCGAGATGCGCGTGCGCGCCGCGCTCGCCGCGTCGCTGCTCCATCTGGGCGGGCCGGTGCCGCGCTCGGCTGCGTTGTGGCGCGACGTGCTGGCGCTCGCGGTCGAGTCGGGCGATGCGGCGCATCACGCGCGGGCGCTGTGGGGCTTGTGGAACGCGATGCTGTCGGCGGGCGACATCGACGAGTCGCTGCGCTACGCGATGCGTTTTCAGGCGCTGTTGCAGCAGCACGGCACGCGCCGGCAGCAGATTCTCGGCGAGCAGTTGGTCGCGGTGTCGCTGCATTGCCAGGGCCGGCATTCGGAAGCGAAAGCCCGGCTCGAAGACGCGCTGCGATGCCTTGCCGACGACCGAGACGACAGAGACAACAGAGACAATTCCCGCGACGACGGCGCGAGATCCGCGGCCCCGTTCATCGTCGATCCGTTCATCCTGAGCCACGGCACGCTTGCGCGCATCGTCTGGCTTCAGGGTGATCCCGAACGCGCGATGGAACTCGTCGACTTCGCGGTCGGCCTCGTGCGGCCCGACACCGTCGAGCCGTCGCTTACGCACTTGCTCGGCGCGGTCGCGGTGCCGCTCGCGCTGTTGTCGGGCGACGTGCGGCGCGGCGCGCATTATCTCGAGATCATGCGCTCGCAGACGGCGCTGCACGGTTTCGACATCTGGCGCGAATGCAGCGATTGCCTGTCCGCGTATCGCGACATTCTCGACGGACGCGTCGCCGACGGATTGCGCGTGCTCGACGTGTCGATCGACGCGCTGCTCGCGCGCGGCTTCAGGCGGCTGCTGACGCCGCTCGTCGTGTCGCACGCGGAGGCGCTCGCCGAGGCCGGCCGGCTCGACGACGCGTCGCGCCGCTTGCGCGACGCGCTCGCGCATTGCCGCAACAGCGGCGAGGCGCTGTTTCTGCCGGAAGTGTGGCGTGCACTCGGCGCGGTTGCGTATGCGCAGGCACAGGCACAGGCACAGGCACAGGCACAGGCACAGGCACAGGCACAGGCACAAGGCGGGCCGGCCGGGGCCGACGCGGACCGCTTTGACGCGGCGCATGCATGCTTCCGGGAGGCGATCGATCTGGCGCGCGCGCAGGGCGCGGCGATGTGGACGCTGCGCGCGACGATCGCGCAGGCGCGACTGCTGCTGGCCGACGGACGCGCGCACGAAGCCTCTGACGCGCTGCGGGCGTTGGCCGCGCACTTCGATCCGACGTCGCGCGCGCGGGACGTTCGCCAATTGTTCGATCTCGTCGCGACGCTGCCGGCCGATCCGTGA
- a CDS encoding amidohydrolase yields MADTAAHPTPDLILHRGRFTTLDRANPTASAVAIKDGRFVAVGGDEVLALAGPSTRIVDLQGRGVLPGLIDNHLHIIRGGLNFNMELRWDGVRSLADAMAMLRRQVAVTPAPQWVRVVGGFTEHQFVEKRLPTIDELNAAAPDTPVFILHLYDRALLNGAALRAVGYTKDTPEPPGGQIVRDAAGNPTGLLLARPNAAILYATLAKGPKLPFEYQLNSTRHFMRELNRLGVTGAIDAGGGFQNYPDDYAVIRQLATDGQLTIRLAYNLFTQKPKEEKQDFLNWTGTSKYHDGTDYFRHNGAGEMLVFSAADFEDFREPRPDLPAEMEGELEAVVRVLAQNRWPWRLHATYDETISRALDVFERVNRDIPLEGLNWFFDHAETISDESIDRIAALGGGIAVQHRMAYQGEYFVERYGPGAAEATPPVKRMLDKGVKVSAGTDATRVASYNPWVSLAWLITGRTVGGMQLYPRANCLDREAALRMWTENVTWFSNEVGRKGRIQVGQLADLIVPDRDFFACPESDIADTTSLLTVVGGKVVYGAGPFADVDEGAPPPAMPDWSPARVFGGYAGWADKEHGASLQQVVRNAAQACTCANNCSLHAHRHATAWSSKLPVADLKSFWGALGCSCWAV; encoded by the coding sequence ATGGCTGACACCGCCGCACACCCGACTCCCGACCTGATCCTGCATCGCGGGCGCTTCACGACACTCGACCGCGCGAACCCGACCGCCAGTGCGGTCGCGATCAAGGACGGCCGATTCGTCGCCGTCGGCGGCGACGAAGTGCTCGCGTTAGCCGGGCCGAGCACCCGGATCGTCGACCTGCAAGGCCGGGGCGTGCTGCCGGGCTTGATCGACAACCATCTGCACATCATCCGAGGCGGCCTGAACTTCAACATGGAGCTGCGCTGGGACGGCGTGCGCAGCCTTGCCGACGCGATGGCGATGCTGCGCCGCCAGGTGGCCGTCACGCCCGCGCCGCAATGGGTGCGCGTGGTCGGCGGCTTCACTGAGCATCAGTTCGTGGAGAAGCGCCTGCCGACGATCGACGAGCTGAACGCGGCGGCGCCCGATACGCCGGTCTTCATCCTGCACCTGTACGATCGCGCGTTGCTGAACGGCGCGGCGCTGCGCGCGGTCGGCTATACGAAGGACACGCCGGAGCCGCCGGGCGGCCAGATCGTGCGCGATGCGGCCGGCAACCCGACGGGGCTGCTGCTCGCGCGGCCGAACGCCGCGATCCTGTACGCGACGCTCGCGAAGGGGCCGAAGCTGCCGTTCGAATATCAGTTGAACTCGACGCGGCACTTCATGCGCGAGCTGAACCGGCTCGGCGTGACGGGCGCGATCGATGCGGGCGGCGGATTCCAGAATTATCCGGACGACTATGCAGTCATCCGCCAGCTCGCGACGGATGGACAACTGACGATCCGCCTCGCGTACAACCTGTTTACGCAGAAGCCGAAGGAAGAGAAGCAGGATTTCCTGAACTGGACCGGGACGTCGAAGTACCACGACGGCACCGACTATTTCCGTCATAACGGCGCGGGCGAGATGCTGGTGTTCTCGGCGGCCGATTTCGAGGACTTCCGCGAGCCGCGTCCCGATCTGCCGGCCGAAATGGAAGGCGAGCTCGAAGCGGTCGTGCGCGTGCTCGCGCAGAATCGCTGGCCGTGGCGTCTGCATGCGACCTACGACGAGACGATCAGCCGCGCGCTCGACGTGTTCGAGCGCGTGAATCGGGACATTCCGCTCGAAGGCCTCAACTGGTTCTTCGATCACGCGGAAACGATTTCCGACGAATCGATCGACCGGATCGCGGCGCTGGGCGGCGGGATCGCGGTGCAGCACCGGATGGCGTACCAGGGCGAGTACTTCGTCGAGCGCTACGGCCCGGGCGCCGCGGAAGCGACGCCGCCCGTCAAGCGGATGCTCGACAAGGGCGTCAAGGTGTCGGCCGGCACCGACGCGACGCGCGTCGCGTCGTACAACCCGTGGGTGTCGTTGGCATGGCTGATCACCGGTCGGACGGTCGGTGGCATGCAGCTCTATCCGCGTGCGAATTGTCTCGATCGCGAAGCCGCGCTGCGCATGTGGACCGAGAACGTCACGTGGTTCTCGAACGAGGTCGGCAGGAAAGGCCGGATTCAGGTCGGGCAACTCGCGGATCTGATCGTGCCCGACCGCGACTTCTTCGCGTGCCCCGAATCCGATATCGCGGATACGACGTCGCTGCTGACCGTCGTCGGCGGCAAGGTCGTGTACGGCGCGGGCCCGTTCGCCGACGTCGACGAAGGCGCGCCGCCGCCCGCGATGCCGGACTGGTCGCCCGCGCGCGTGTTCGGCGGCTATGCGGGATGGGCCGACAAAGAGCACGGCGCGTCGCTGCAGCAGGTCGTCCGGAATGCGGCGCAGGCATGCACATGCGCGAACAATTGCAGCCTTCATGCGCATCGGCATGCGACCGCGTGGAGCAGCAAGCTGCCGGTCGCCGACCTGAAGAGCTTCTGGGGCGCGCTCGGTTGCTCGTGCTGGGCGGTATGA
- a CDS encoding XapX domain-containing protein, which yields MKVYVLSLAMGLLVGIIYGVFNVRSPAPPVIALVGLLGILAGEQVPPLVKRLVGNAETSASWYQQQVKPHMFGQLPTCPKAPNAPDAPAQVAAAHQPDSPSGEQRHG from the coding sequence ATGAAAGTCTATGTTTTGTCGCTCGCCATGGGACTGCTCGTAGGCATCATCTACGGCGTGTTCAACGTGCGCTCGCCGGCGCCTCCCGTGATCGCGCTCGTCGGCCTGCTCGGCATTCTCGCCGGCGAGCAGGTGCCGCCGCTCGTCAAGCGGCTCGTGGGCAACGCCGAGACGTCGGCCTCTTGGTATCAGCAACAAGTCAAACCGCACATGTTCGGCCAACTGCCGACCTGCCCGAAGGCGCCGAACGCGCCGGACGCGCCGGCGCAGGTCGCGGCCGCCCATCAACCCGATTCGCCATCCGGAGAACAGCGCCATGGCTGA
- a CDS encoding hydrolase, producing MSDPKLEVLTPHNCQLIFIDQQPQMAFGVQSIDRQTLKNNVVGLAKAAKIFDIPTTITTVESESFSGFTYPELLDVFPDHKLLERSSMNSWDDQKVRDALKANGRKKVVVSGLWTEVCNTTFALCAMAEGSYEIYMVADASGGTSKDAHDFAMQRMIQAGVVPVTWQQVLLEWQRDWAHRDTYDAVMKLVKEHSGAYGMGVDYAYTMVHKAQQRTANAHDVLAPVPAR from the coding sequence ATGTCCGATCCGAAACTCGAAGTCCTCACCCCGCACAACTGCCAGTTGATCTTCATCGATCAGCAGCCGCAAATGGCGTTCGGCGTTCAGTCGATCGATCGCCAGACGCTGAAGAACAACGTCGTCGGGCTCGCGAAGGCCGCGAAGATCTTCGACATCCCGACCACGATCACGACCGTCGAATCGGAATCGTTCTCCGGCTTCACGTATCCGGAGCTGCTCGACGTGTTCCCCGACCACAAGCTGCTCGAGCGCTCGTCGATGAACTCGTGGGACGACCAGAAAGTGCGCGACGCACTGAAGGCCAACGGCCGCAAGAAGGTCGTCGTGTCCGGCCTGTGGACGGAAGTCTGCAACACGACGTTCGCGCTGTGCGCGATGGCCGAAGGCAGCTACGAGATCTACATGGTCGCCGACGCGTCGGGCGGCACCAGCAAGGACGCGCACGACTTCGCGATGCAGCGGATGATCCAGGCGGGCGTCGTGCCGGTCACGTGGCAGCAGGTGCTGCTCGAATGGCAGCGCGACTGGGCGCACCGCGACACGTACGACGCCGTGATGAAGCTCGTGAAGGAACACTCGGGCGCATACGGCATGGGCGTCGACTACGCGTACACGATGGTTCACAAGGCGCAGCAGCGCACCGCGAACGCGCACGACGTGCTGGCGCCGGTTCCGGCACGCTGA
- a CDS encoding LysR family transcriptional regulator: MDKLLALQTFAVVADTGGFSKAARQLGTATSSVTRLMDALEASLGVTLLTRTTRHVTLTDAGATYLDQIGALLSQLVEADESVADAGSEPVGTLRVSVPVTYARIVLGPHLSAFLDAYPRVSLDLVVSDAYLDLATDRIDVAVRIGAPAQDPGLVVRRLMENRRIVVASHDYLDTMGTPVEPGDLASHRCLRFPYRQGRQSWTFSRDGQSDKVEVNGRLTANSLDILRESVLSGQGIALVPTWLVHDDVAAGRMLPLFESWCVTPPGGGAQVYAAYLPNRRHSRKVQTFIAFLAERMPDALDR; the protein is encoded by the coding sequence ATGGACAAGCTACTTGCGTTGCAGACCTTCGCCGTCGTCGCCGATACGGGCGGCTTCTCGAAGGCCGCACGGCAGCTCGGCACCGCGACGTCGTCGGTGACGCGGCTGATGGACGCGCTGGAGGCGTCGCTCGGCGTGACGCTGCTCACGCGCACGACGCGCCACGTGACGCTCACCGACGCCGGCGCGACCTATCTCGATCAGATCGGCGCCCTGCTGTCGCAGCTCGTCGAGGCCGACGAGAGCGTGGCCGACGCCGGCAGCGAGCCCGTCGGCACGCTGCGCGTATCGGTGCCCGTCACGTATGCGCGCATCGTCCTCGGCCCGCATCTGTCGGCGTTTCTCGATGCGTATCCGCGCGTGTCGCTCGATCTCGTCGTGTCGGACGCCTATCTCGATCTCGCGACCGACCGCATCGACGTCGCCGTGCGGATCGGCGCGCCGGCGCAGGATCCCGGTCTCGTCGTGCGCAGGCTGATGGAGAATCGGCGCATCGTCGTCGCGAGCCACGACTATCTCGACACGATGGGCACGCCCGTCGAGCCGGGCGATCTCGCGTCGCATCGGTGCCTGCGCTTCCCGTATCGGCAGGGGCGGCAAAGCTGGACGTTCAGCCGGGACGGTCAGTCGGACAAGGTCGAAGTCAACGGCAGGCTGACGGCGAACAGCCTCGACATCCTGCGGGAAAGCGTGCTGAGCGGGCAAGGAATCGCGCTCGTGCCGACGTGGCTCGTGCACGACGACGTCGCTGCGGGCCGCATGCTGCCGTTGTTCGAATCGTGGTGCGTGACGCCGCCGGGCGGCGGCGCGCAGGTCTATGCGGCGTATCTGCCGAACCGGCGGCATTCGCGGAAGGTGCAAACGTTCATCGCGTTTCTTGCCGAGCGCATGCCGGACGCGCTCGACCGCTGA
- a CDS encoding DsbA family oxidoreductase: MSSIAIQVTHDFTCPWCAIGESNLRRGIAESGVRGPVIVTYRAFEVDPSLPDAGADRTAYRVHRLGTLTRARQADADVELAGRRAGVAFDFDRNSIMPNTRLAHRLLDFAATAGDGDRAGALSSAIFDAYFARGLDIGDRGVLLRLAAQTGFEPHAVDTYLASDAGVAAVRQSRADALHDGIRLLPAFAIGAERISGAQPATVFARALRAAARHGPQPNAIRLTGAHS, from the coding sequence ATGTCTTCGATCGCTATTCAGGTCACGCACGACTTCACTTGCCCGTGGTGCGCGATCGGCGAATCCAATCTGCGGCGCGGCATCGCGGAAAGCGGCGTGCGCGGGCCCGTGATCGTCACGTATCGCGCGTTCGAAGTCGATCCGTCGCTGCCGGACGCAGGCGCCGATCGCACGGCATACCGCGTGCACCGGCTCGGCACCCTGACGCGCGCGCGACAGGCCGATGCCGACGTCGAGCTGGCCGGCAGGCGCGCGGGCGTCGCGTTCGATTTCGACCGCAACTCGATCATGCCGAACACGCGGCTCGCGCACCGTCTGCTCGATTTCGCCGCAACGGCCGGCGACGGCGATCGAGCGGGCGCGCTGTCGTCGGCGATCTTCGACGCGTACTTCGCGCGCGGGCTCGACATCGGCGATCGCGGCGTGCTGCTGCGGCTCGCCGCGCAAACCGGCTTCGAGCCGCACGCAGTCGACACGTATCTCGCATCGGACGCCGGCGTCGCGGCGGTCAGGCAATCACGCGCCGACGCGCTGCACGACGGAATCCGGCTGCTGCCCGCGTTCGCGATCGGCGCCGAGCGCATCAGCGGCGCGCAGCCGGCGACCGTCTTCGCGCGCGCGTTGCGCGCCGCCGCGCGGCATGGCCCGCAACCAAACGCGATTCGACTCACGGGGGCACACTCATGA
- a CDS encoding FAD binding domain-containing protein: protein MNTQQQQQRRAVIVGGSLGGLFAATSLRSIGWDVDVFERSPHDLDSRGGGLVLQPDVLDAFRFGGIGYTGPLGVRSEYRQFLDAHGEITQRERLPQTQTAWSMLYGKLKASLPAGRIRSGVALTDIVRENAEIHARFSDGADVRADLLIGADGPDSTTRRLLLPGSLPAYAGYVAWRGLVPEPRLDAAAAARLTNAFTFQQEAGHQLLAYLIPGENGSTVPGERRWNWAWYRRLPAGDALRAALTDRHGIVRTHSIPPGAMSDAQRGGLLDDAATHLAPALAALIASTDAPFMQIIQDYRAPRMAFGRAALLGDAAFVARPHTGAGTAKAAANAVSLARALDASGNDVDRALAAWQSTQWRYGVQLANWGIALGKRIMGDGNAARAA, encoded by the coding sequence ATGAATACCCAACAACAACAACAACGTCGCGCGGTGATCGTCGGCGGGTCGCTCGGCGGCCTGTTCGCCGCGACATCGCTCCGCTCGATCGGCTGGGACGTCGACGTCTTCGAACGCTCGCCGCACGATCTCGACAGCCGGGGCGGCGGGCTCGTCCTGCAGCCGGACGTGCTCGACGCATTCCGATTCGGCGGCATCGGCTACACCGGACCGCTCGGCGTACGAAGCGAATATCGTCAATTTCTCGACGCCCACGGCGAGATCACGCAACGCGAGCGGCTGCCGCAGACGCAGACTGCATGGAGCATGCTCTACGGCAAGCTCAAGGCGAGCCTGCCCGCCGGGAGGATCCGCTCAGGCGTCGCGTTGACCGACATCGTTCGGGAAAACGCCGAAATCCATGCGCGCTTCTCGGACGGCGCGGACGTACGGGCCGATCTGCTGATCGGCGCGGACGGCCCCGATTCGACGACGCGCCGTCTGCTGCTGCCGGGAAGCCTTCCCGCCTATGCCGGCTATGTCGCATGGCGCGGCCTCGTGCCCGAGCCGCGCCTCGACGCTGCAGCGGCCGCACGACTGACGAACGCGTTCACGTTCCAGCAGGAGGCGGGGCATCAACTGCTCGCGTATCTGATCCCCGGCGAGAACGGTTCGACCGTGCCGGGCGAACGGCGCTGGAATTGGGCGTGGTATCGCCGGCTGCCCGCGGGCGACGCGCTTCGCGCCGCCCTCACCGACCGTCACGGCATCGTCCGCACGCACTCGATCCCGCCCGGCGCGATGAGCGATGCGCAGCGTGGCGGCCTGCTCGACGACGCCGCCACGCATCTCGCGCCCGCGCTTGCCGCGTTGATCGCGTCCACCGATGCGCCGTTCATGCAGATCATCCAGGACTACCGCGCGCCGCGCATGGCGTTCGGCCGCGCGGCGCTGCTCGGCGACGCGGCGTTCGTCGCGCGGCCGCACACGGGCGCGGGCACGGCGAAAGCGGCGGCGAACGCGGTGTCGCTCGCGCGCGCGCTCGATGCATCCGGCAACGACGTCGATCGCGCACTCGCCGCGTGGCAATCGACGCAATGGCGATACGGCGTGCAGTTGGCCAACTGGGGCATCGCGCTCGGCAAGCGGATCATGGGCGACGGCAATGCGGCGCGCGCGGCGTGA